One uncultured Alphaproteobacteria bacterium genomic region harbors:
- the nadE gene encoding Glutamine-dependent NAD(+) synthetase, with translation MRFTVALAQINPTVGAVAANADRVAAAYAEARAQGADLVVATELCLAGYPPEDLVRRPAFLGRVDAALRDLAALTADGPALIVGAPRARPGDGIRASANAALVLAEGRIVAEIDKVHLPNYGVFDEARVFVPGPLPEPVEIGGRRIGVMICEDMWYADVAAHLAARGAEMLVVPNGSPFETDKRGTRLLHARARVAETGLPLVYVNQVGGQDELVFDGASFVLDAHGAEAARLPAWVETVACVSFADGAVEGPLAAPADPWDSLYSALMVGLRDYIAKNRFPGVILGLSGGIDSALAAAIAVDALGADKVTCVMMPSPYTSRDSLEDAELVAKYLGCALHEIGIGAAMQGFGAMLEPHFRDLAPNEAEENIQSRIRGLTLMALSNKLGPMVLSTGNKSEMSVGYATLYGDMCGGFAVLKDVYKTEVFALCRWRNANRPDGALGPEGMVMPERVITKPPTAELRPDQKDEDSLPPYSRLDAILARLIEGEQAPELVVKAGFAADEVQKVWRLLNIAEYKRRQSPPGVKTTRLAFGRDRRYPITNGFRD, from the coding sequence TGGTGGTCGCCACCGAGTTGTGTCTCGCCGGCTACCCGCCCGAGGATCTGGTGCGCCGTCCGGCGTTTCTCGGTCGCGTCGACGCCGCGCTGCGCGATCTCGCGGCCCTCACCGCCGATGGCCCGGCGCTGATCGTCGGCGCGCCGCGCGCCCGTCCGGGCGACGGCATCCGCGCCTCCGCCAACGCCGCGCTGGTGCTGGCGGAGGGGCGAATCGTCGCCGAGATCGACAAGGTCCATCTGCCCAACTACGGCGTCTTCGACGAAGCGCGGGTGTTCGTGCCCGGGCCGCTGCCGGAGCCGGTGGAGATCGGCGGGCGCAGGATCGGGGTGATGATCTGCGAGGACATGTGGTACGCCGACGTCGCCGCCCATCTCGCGGCGCGGGGCGCCGAGATGCTGGTGGTGCCGAACGGCTCGCCGTTCGAGACCGACAAGCGCGGCACCCGCTTGCTGCACGCCCGCGCGCGGGTCGCCGAGACCGGGCTGCCGCTCGTCTACGTCAATCAGGTGGGCGGGCAGGACGAACTGGTGTTCGACGGCGCGTCGTTCGTGCTCGACGCTCATGGCGCGGAAGCCGCGCGCCTGCCCGCGTGGGTCGAAACGGTGGCGTGCGTGAGCTTCGCGGACGGCGCGGTCGAAGGGCCGCTCGCCGCGCCCGCCGACCCGTGGGACTCCCTCTATTCGGCGCTGATGGTCGGGCTGCGCGACTACATCGCCAAGAACCGTTTCCCCGGCGTGATCCTCGGCCTTTCCGGCGGCATCGACAGCGCTCTCGCTGCGGCGATCGCGGTCGACGCGCTCGGCGCGGACAAGGTCACCTGCGTGATGATGCCGTCGCCCTACACCAGCCGCGACAGCCTCGAGGATGCCGAACTGGTGGCGAAATACCTCGGCTGCGCTCTCCACGAGATCGGCATCGGCGCGGCGATGCAGGGGTTCGGCGCGATGCTCGAACCCCATTTCCGCGACCTCGCGCCCAACGAGGCGGAAGAGAACATCCAGTCGCGCATCCGTGGCCTGACGCTGATGGCGCTCTCCAACAAGCTCGGGCCGATGGTGCTCTCCACCGGCAACAAGTCGGAGATGAGCGTCGGCTACGCCACCCTCTACGGCGACATGTGCGGCGGCTTCGCGGTGCTGAAGGACGTGTACAAGACCGAGGTCTTCGCCCTCTGCCGCTGGCGCAACGCCAACCGTCCGGACGGCGCGCTCGGGCCGGAGGGAATGGTGATGCCCGAACGCGTGATCACCAAGCCGCCCACCGCCGAACTCCGCCCCGACCAGAAGGACGAGGACAGCCTGCCGCCGTATTCCCGCCTCGACGCGATTCTCGCCCGCCTGATCGAGGGCGAGCAGGCGCCCGAGCTGGTGGTGAAGGCGGGTTTCGCCGCCGACGAGGTGCAAAAGGTGTGGCGTCTGCTCAACATTGCGGAATATAAGCGGCGGCAGTCGCCCCCCGGGGTGAAGACCACGCGCCTCGCCTTCGGGCGCGATCGGCGCTACCCCATCACCAACGGTTTCAGGGACTAG